One genomic region from Paraburkholderia azotifigens encodes:
- a CDS encoding LysR family transcriptional regulator encodes MDLLALADFNLVARFGSFGEAARATERPKATLSRRITELENSLRLRLFERGPRGLKLTQEGRALYERTGALLAELADSAAAITSGGEQPRGRLRISAPVLFSHVAMGKLAATFALKHPEVRLEITTEDRPVDMVEEGYDLVIRVNPDPDENLVGRVFLRDRMVVAAAPVLTRRKEEPAVSAVLRRGDERTACWDVSGPEGTSRLSIRPVAHLSSLIMVRDMVRLGVGAACLPLSLVSHDVATGRLANWGDVEGPEIALWTLYPSRRLLSARVSAFLDHLKDAFPLGTPEELAAYAGSDL; translated from the coding sequence ATGGACCTGTTAGCTCTCGCAGACTTCAACCTCGTCGCCCGTTTTGGAAGCTTCGGGGAGGCCGCCCGTGCGACGGAGCGTCCCAAGGCGACGCTTTCCCGGCGGATCACGGAATTGGAGAACAGCCTTCGTCTGCGGCTGTTCGAGCGCGGACCGCGCGGCCTGAAACTCACGCAGGAGGGCCGAGCCCTTTATGAGCGGACAGGTGCGCTGCTTGCCGAGCTTGCCGACAGCGCTGCGGCCATCACATCGGGCGGCGAACAGCCGCGTGGACGGCTGCGCATCAGCGCGCCGGTGCTCTTTTCCCACGTTGCGATGGGCAAACTCGCCGCCACGTTTGCCCTGAAACATCCGGAAGTGAGACTGGAGATCACCACTGAGGATCGCCCTGTCGATATGGTCGAGGAAGGATATGACCTCGTGATTCGCGTCAACCCCGATCCCGATGAAAACCTGGTCGGGCGGGTCTTTTTGCGTGACCGGATGGTGGTTGCGGCTGCGCCCGTTCTGACGCGACGGAAGGAAGAACCGGCTGTTTCCGCTGTCCTGCGCAGGGGAGACGAGCGAACTGCCTGCTGGGATGTTTCAGGTCCGGAAGGGACATCGCGACTATCAATCCGGCCGGTGGCTCATCTTTCGTCGCTGATCATGGTGCGCGACATGGTTCGTCTCGGCGTGGGCGCAGCTTGTCTGCCGCTGTCGCTTGTCAGCCATGATGTCGCAACGGGCAGACTCGCGAATTGGGGCGACGTTGAAGGCCCTGAGATTGCACTTTGGACGCTGTATCCCTCGAGACGGTTGCTAAGCGCTCGCGTCTCGGCTTTTCTTGATCATCTTAAGGACGCGTTTCCATTGGGAACGCCGGAAGAGCTGGCGGCATACGCCGGATCGGACCTGTGA
- a CDS encoding TetR-like C-terminal domain-containing protein has product MENVAIAYVNFAITNPALYEAMFVLPTDLRFAEAETQPQLRAAFDTLAAAVAPYCADVDAEAMTETYWYALHGLAELECAGRIRPGARAERIGLLVRSVVPGNRSPEPRAGSIR; this is encoded by the coding sequence GTGGAGAATGTCGCCATTGCCTATGTCAACTTCGCGATCACCAACCCTGCTCTTTACGAAGCCATGTTCGTCCTGCCGACAGATCTGCGTTTCGCTGAAGCGGAAACGCAGCCCCAATTGAGGGCTGCGTTCGACACGCTGGCAGCAGCGGTTGCGCCCTACTGTGCCGATGTCGATGCCGAGGCAATGACCGAGACGTACTGGTACGCGCTCCATGGACTCGCCGAACTCGAATGCGCCGGCCGCATCAGGCCCGGCGCGCGCGCTGAACGGATCGGGCTTCTCGTCCGGTCGGTCGTTCCAGGCAACAGGTCACCGGAGCCCAGGGCCGGCTCGATCCGGTGA
- a CDS encoding DUF6933 domain-containing protein: protein MLYLHCTQKLLNRLKPEVVEVGSSTTKLGSWYATVLPWRRQIAMLVNERTLLPVLLPLAPATSLVTRLPEALAEILAAHGVSHSFIESEVSQMQVVKYARTQNRSVVGIMAQFAYLAEGYRADDKMTDLIKLSLKLAHTPCGPLYKGPVSPDRALEELTSDE from the coding sequence ATGCTCTATCTTCACTGTACGCAGAAGCTGCTCAATCGTCTGAAACCCGAGGTGGTCGAGGTCGGAAGCAGTACCACAAAACTCGGCAGTTGGTACGCAACTGTTTTGCCATGGAGGCGGCAGATTGCAATGCTAGTGAATGAGCGAACGCTGCTGCCCGTACTCCTGCCTTTGGCTCCGGCGACCAGCCTTGTAACCAGGTTGCCTGAGGCGCTGGCCGAGATACTGGCCGCTCACGGGGTTTCGCATTCATTCATCGAGTCCGAAGTGTCCCAGATGCAGGTCGTCAAGTACGCCAGGACGCAGAATCGCAGCGTTGTCGGCATCATGGCGCAGTTCGCATATCTCGCCGAAGGGTATCGTGCCGACGACAAGATGACTGACCTCATCAAACTATCGCTAAAACTCGCGCACACACCGTGTGGCCCGCTCTACAAGGGTCCGGTGTCCCCGGACAGAGCATTGGAAGAGCTGACGAGCGATGAGTGA
- a CDS encoding SET domain-containing protein — MRRPRRLSARHSPVHGTGLFALQPLKAGERLLEYKGEVTSWRRAAARQRSGAGHTFVFGLSDGRVIDGSRGGNSARFLNHACEPNCEAIETGDRVFIHALTAINVGDELFIDYGLVVDGEVTDDVRTQYACHCGASVCRQSMIDVTAA, encoded by the coding sequence ATGCGCCGACCACGACGCCTCTCGGCACGACACTCGCCCGTGCACGGCACCGGGCTGTTTGCGCTGCAGCCTCTCAAGGCGGGCGAGCGCCTCCTTGAATACAAGGGCGAAGTCACCAGTTGGCGACGGGCCGCCGCGCGTCAGCGGTCGGGTGCCGGACATACCTTCGTCTTCGGTCTTTCGGATGGACGCGTCATCGATGGCAGCCGGGGCGGCAACAGTGCGCGGTTTCTGAATCACGCGTGCGAACCCAATTGCGAGGCAATCGAGACGGGCGACCGTGTGTTCATCCACGCGCTTACTGCGATCAACGTCGGCGATGAACTGTTTATCGACTACGGTCTTGTCGTTGATGGCGAGGTCACCGACGACGTTCGGACACAGTACGCATGCCATTGCGGCGCTTCCGTCTGCCGTCAATCGATGATCGACGTCACCGCCGCGTGA
- a CDS encoding HU family DNA-binding protein — MNKQELIEVVAASTGESKASTGEAIDAILEAVTSAVTRGETVQLIGFGSFSTGARAERAGRNPATGETITIPAAKTVRFTAGKSFKDAVNAA; from the coding sequence ATGAACAAGCAGGAGCTTATCGAGGTAGTCGCTGCCAGCACCGGGGAAAGCAAGGCTAGTACGGGCGAGGCCATCGACGCGATTCTCGAAGCCGTTACGTCCGCCGTTACGCGGGGTGAAACGGTACAGTTGATCGGCTTCGGATCGTTCTCGACGGGCGCCCGCGCCGAGCGCGCAGGACGCAATCCCGCGACCGGCGAGACCATTACCATCCCGGCCGCGAAAACCGTCAGGTTCACCGCCGGCAAGTCGTTCAAGGACGCCGTCAACGCTGCATAG
- a CDS encoding plasmid pRiA4b ORF-3 family protein, which yields MLKEARGTLAKALGGLKSFTYNIYDCGDNWRHRIKVEKALVPDPDMRRPLSLYGQQKARPPEDVGEVPGYADFLEAIADPRYKEHDHFLERSGCSFDPAAFDLVLANQQLSEVKFSASKRPRIDAYVTSCL from the coding sequence ATGCTCAAAGAAGCACGGGGCACGCTCGCGAAGGCGCTGGGCGGGCTAAAGTCATTCACCTACAACATCTACGACTGCGGTGACAACTGGCGGCATCGGATCAAAGTCGAGAAGGCACTCGTGCCTGATCCGGATATGCGCCGGCCGTTAAGCCTGTACGGGCAGCAGAAGGCGCGTCCACCGGAAGACGTCGGTGAAGTGCCTGGATATGCCGACTTCCTCGAAGCGATCGCAGATCCGAGGTACAAAGAGCACGACCACTTCCTTGAGCGGTCCGGCTGCAGTTTCGATCCCGCCGCTTTCGATCTCGTACTCGCGAATCAGCAGCTCTCGGAAGTCAAGTTCTCAGCGTCAAAACGGCCTCGGATTGACGCTTACGTTACTTCGTGCTTGTGA
- the rpsU gene encoding 30S ribosomal protein S21, with translation MTTVILKPDEPVDVAIRRFRRAIERTGLIPDLRTRTAYEKPTAERKRKKAAAVARLRKQIKRSLPPKKRY, from the coding sequence TTGACTACCGTAATTCTGAAACCCGACGAGCCCGTTGATGTTGCAATACGACGTTTCCGTCGCGCGATCGAGCGCACCGGCTTGATTCCGGATCTTCGTACCCGGACAGCCTACGAAAAACCTACCGCAGAGCGAAAGCGCAAAAAGGCTGCTGCAGTGGCACGCCTTCGCAAGCAGATCAAACGTTCGTTGCCGCCGAAAAAGCGGTATTGA
- a CDS encoding mannose-1-phosphate guanylyltransferase/mannose-6-phosphate isomerase, whose amino-acid sequence MNVIAEAITADVLADDSRPACVVQPVVLAGGSGTRLWPLSREQCPKQLIGLTGEESLLEATLRRTLRLRAPTPDHPAPHVVRTQPTLVVCSQELRLPTKERLERCTSDSRVLLEPAPRNTAPALTVAALAARAAAPQGEDPVLVVMPADHLIADTDAFVATLQQAIQHALHDAIVTLGVPPERAETGYGYIKTGFPADGRGARTIERFVEKPAQETAEQYVASGEYWWNSGIFVMRASVWLAAIAACRPHIAVACQASYEQAKVDGDGTLHIDPAAFAGCPGESIDYAVMEHIGDDPRLTGVIVPLTAGWSDVGAWDAVWDVSAKDTEGNVTRGRVLLEGAKDTYAHSEGRLVACVGVTGVVVVETADAVLVAAKDRVQDVKAIVNRLNAAKDTEAKVHRKVERPWGCYDSLDHGERFQVKRIVVKPGGRLSLQMHHHRAEHWIVVRGTARVTRGDESFLLTENQSTYIPLGTLHRLENPGKTPLEIIEVQSGGYLGEDDIVRFDDQYGRTGT is encoded by the coding sequence ATGAACGTCATTGCAGAAGCAATCACAGCGGATGTGCTCGCGGACGACTCACGGCCTGCCTGCGTCGTTCAACCTGTCGTGCTGGCGGGCGGCTCGGGCACACGCCTGTGGCCCCTGTCGCGCGAGCAGTGCCCGAAACAGCTGATCGGCCTGACAGGCGAGGAATCGCTGCTCGAAGCGACGTTACGCAGAACCCTGCGTCTGCGTGCGCCGACGCCGGATCATCCCGCGCCGCATGTCGTCAGGACGCAGCCGACGCTCGTCGTCTGCAGTCAGGAACTGCGCCTGCCCACGAAAGAGCGCCTCGAGCGCTGCACGAGTGATTCCCGTGTCCTGCTGGAGCCGGCGCCGCGCAACACCGCCCCCGCTCTGACGGTCGCTGCGCTCGCCGCGCGCGCGGCTGCGCCACAGGGTGAAGACCCCGTACTTGTCGTGATGCCCGCCGATCATCTGATCGCTGATACAGACGCCTTCGTTGCCACCTTGCAGCAGGCCATCCAGCACGCGCTGCACGATGCGATTGTCACCCTCGGCGTGCCGCCCGAGCGCGCGGAAACAGGCTACGGCTACATCAAGACGGGGTTCCCCGCCGACGGCCGTGGCGCGAGAACCATCGAACGGTTCGTCGAAAAGCCGGCGCAGGAAACAGCGGAGCAGTATGTCGCATCGGGCGAGTACTGGTGGAATAGCGGCATCTTCGTGATGCGTGCATCCGTCTGGCTTGCGGCGATTGCAGCGTGCCGGCCGCATATCGCCGTAGCGTGCCAGGCGTCGTACGAACAGGCGAAGGTCGACGGCGACGGCACGCTGCACATTGACCCTGCCGCGTTCGCGGGCTGCCCCGGCGAGTCGATCGATTACGCGGTCATGGAGCATATCGGCGACGATCCGCGGCTCACGGGCGTCATCGTGCCGCTGACGGCCGGCTGGTCCGATGTCGGCGCGTGGGACGCCGTGTGGGACGTGAGCGCGAAGGACACGGAGGGCAACGTCACGCGCGGGCGTGTGCTGCTCGAAGGCGCGAAAGACACCTATGCGCATTCCGAAGGACGGCTCGTCGCGTGCGTCGGCGTGACGGGCGTCGTAGTGGTCGAAACCGCCGATGCCGTGCTCGTTGCCGCAAAAGACCGCGTGCAGGACGTCAAGGCGATCGTCAACCGGCTGAACGCGGCAAAGGACACGGAAGCGAAGGTGCATCGGAAAGTGGAGCGGCCGTGGGGCTGCTACGACTCGCTCGATCACGGCGAGCGCTTTCAGGTCAAGCGGATCGTCGTGAAGCCGGGCGGCCGGCTGTCGCTGCAGATGCATCATCATCGCGCGGAGCACTGGATCGTCGTGCGCGGCACGGCGCGCGTGACGCGCGGCGATGAATCGTTCCTGCTCACCGAGAACCAGTCGACCTATATCCCGCTTGGCACGCTTCACCGGCTGGAGAATCCCGGCAAGACGCCGCTCGAGATCATCGAGGTGCAATCGGGCGGCTATCTCGGCGAGGATGACATCGTGCGCTTCGACGACCAGTACGGGCGCACAGGAACGTAG
- a CDS encoding transcriptional regulator — protein sequence MDISPDSVLREATLPDRWIDADAAVFRTCFERKSFEVAHHLASHPRFQLPDLMDLTERTLRTRPSDLYYDMGDVVPGQKWKDTNHAFSPMDALSQLEDSNAWFILRDAQKDPAYTELYRHAIAEVKDMIGGDIDSKIRNEEIIIFITSPRRVTAYHIDRECNFILQIHGEKDLYLFDREDRQVLPEVEIERFWTKDNNAPNYRPELQDRAQLYRLAPGNGVHVPVNCPHWLKNDNNISVTLSVNFQFVDSMRKDIYRANYYLRKLGLNPCPPGRSAVRDRAKAMAYSTAQSAQRAIRLALHRGA from the coding sequence ATGGACATCTCCCCGGATTCCGTCCTTCGTGAAGCGACATTGCCAGACAGGTGGATCGATGCCGATGCTGCAGTGTTTCGAACCTGTTTCGAGCGCAAGAGCTTCGAGGTCGCCCACCACCTGGCATCTCATCCTCGCTTCCAGCTCCCTGATTTGATGGATCTGACAGAGCGAACCTTGAGGACGCGCCCATCCGATCTCTATTACGACATGGGTGACGTCGTTCCCGGACAGAAATGGAAAGATACCAACCATGCGTTCTCGCCGATGGATGCATTGAGCCAGCTGGAAGATTCAAACGCCTGGTTCATCCTCCGGGACGCGCAAAAAGATCCCGCTTACACCGAGCTTTACCGGCATGCGATCGCCGAGGTCAAGGATATGATCGGCGGCGACATCGATTCGAAGATCAGGAACGAAGAGATCATTATTTTCATCACGTCGCCCAGGCGGGTGACGGCCTATCACATCGATCGCGAGTGCAATTTCATTCTCCAGATCCACGGGGAAAAGGATTTGTATCTGTTCGACCGGGAAGACCGGCAGGTTCTCCCGGAGGTGGAAATCGAGCGGTTCTGGACGAAGGACAATAACGCGCCGAACTATCGACCCGAGCTGCAGGACCGCGCGCAGTTGTACAGGCTGGCGCCGGGAAATGGCGTGCACGTTCCTGTCAACTGCCCGCACTGGTTGAAGAACGATAACAATATCTCGGTGACACTCAGCGTCAACTTCCAATTTGTCGACTCGATGCGAAAGGATATCTATCGCGCCAACTATTACCTCAGGAAGCTCGGACTCAATCCCTGTCCGCCTGGACGCAGCGCAGTGCGCGATCGAGCCAAGGCCATGGCGTATTCGACGGCTCAATCCGCCCAGCGGGCGATCAGATTGGCGCTGCACAGAGGCGCTTAG
- a CDS encoding acyltransferase family protein, which translates to MRRLNSIRILRAVTATTVVVHHVLIQDGQVFGQFRVDVFFVLSGFVIALALEASTVSVRDFVVSRVVRIVPLYWLATLLVFFGALLRPDLFNSTTANIPGLLKSLFFIPYRKESGHVFPMLFVGWTLNYEMLFYAASALALWWFRRRLPFVLAAITLLLAGLFFVANLVHSDQAVVAVLAYDRMLEFPLGFAVWYVWKKGLRIPVVLAAPGAVGMYLLMTWIEQAWPAVSPLVGNGLPTCLLLLSTLSLEGLVTESALTRGLLYLGDASYAIYLSHPFVVEGMRKLVPRVAHGFDVRSPAGVILAIVVASTFGCAVYRYIDKPLQRAMRRLINVKRLVNAPASSEAPYRAR; encoded by the coding sequence ATGCGCCGGCTGAATTCGATACGGATCCTTCGCGCGGTGACAGCGACGACTGTCGTCGTGCACCATGTCCTGATACAGGACGGTCAGGTGTTCGGCCAATTTCGCGTCGACGTATTCTTCGTACTGAGCGGCTTCGTGATTGCACTTGCGCTCGAAGCCAGCACGGTCAGCGTACGCGACTTCGTCGTCAGCCGCGTCGTGCGGATCGTCCCGCTCTATTGGCTCGCGACTCTGCTGGTGTTTTTCGGCGCCTTGCTCAGGCCTGATCTTTTCAATTCAACCACCGCCAACATCCCTGGATTATTGAAGTCACTCTTTTTCATTCCGTACAGGAAAGAGAGCGGCCACGTGTTCCCGATGCTGTTCGTCGGCTGGACGCTGAACTACGAGATGCTGTTCTACGCGGCTTCGGCGCTCGCGCTGTGGTGGTTCCGGCGGCGCCTGCCGTTCGTACTCGCGGCGATCACGCTGCTGCTCGCCGGGCTGTTCTTCGTCGCGAATCTCGTGCACTCAGACCAGGCGGTCGTCGCGGTCCTCGCTTACGACCGGATGCTCGAGTTCCCGTTAGGGTTCGCCGTATGGTACGTATGGAAGAAAGGGTTGCGCATTCCCGTCGTGCTGGCGGCGCCCGGCGCCGTCGGCATGTACCTGCTGATGACCTGGATCGAACAGGCATGGCCCGCTGTCTCCCCGCTTGTGGGAAATGGCCTGCCGACCTGCCTGCTGCTGCTGAGTACGTTGAGTCTCGAAGGCCTCGTGACAGAGAGTGCGCTCACGCGCGGATTGCTGTATCTCGGCGACGCGAGCTACGCGATCTACCTCAGCCATCCGTTCGTCGTCGAGGGGATGCGCAAGCTCGTTCCGAGAGTCGCGCATGGTTTCGACGTGCGCTCGCCAGCGGGAGTGATCCTGGCGATCGTGGTGGCCTCGACGTTCGGTTGCGCCGTCTATCGATACATCGACAAGCCGTTGCAGCGCGCCATGCGCCGTCTGATCAACGTCAAGCGACTCGTCAATGCGCCCGCGAGCAGCGAGGCGCCTTATCGTGCGCGCTAA
- the galE gene encoding UDP-glucose 4-epimerase GalE has product MTTKGTILVTGGAGFIGSHTCVELLNSDYDVVVIDNLVNSKRESIARVEKITGKQVAFYEADVRDEAVLNTIFDKHPITGAIHFAALKAVGESVAKPLEYYRNNMDGLLVLLDVMRARNVKQFVFSSSATVYGVPESSPIDESFPLSATNPYGQSKLIAEQILRDLERSDPSWRIATLRYFNPVGAHESGLIGEDPGGVPNNLMPYVAQVAVGKLERLRVFGGDYDTPDGTGVRDYIHVVDLARGHIAALDALAERDASFVVNLGTGQGYSVLDVVKAFEKASGKAVPYEIVARRPGDVAQCFANPAKALEVIGWQAQHGIERMCADHWRWQAQNPRGFE; this is encoded by the coding sequence ATGACCACGAAGGGCACGATTCTGGTAACGGGCGGTGCAGGCTTTATCGGTTCGCACACGTGCGTGGAACTGCTCAACAGCGATTACGACGTGGTCGTGATCGACAATCTCGTGAACAGCAAGCGTGAATCGATCGCGCGTGTCGAGAAGATCACGGGCAAGCAGGTCGCTTTCTACGAAGCGGACGTGCGCGACGAAGCAGTGCTCAACACGATTTTCGACAAGCACCCCATCACGGGCGCGATCCACTTCGCGGCGCTCAAGGCGGTGGGCGAGTCGGTTGCGAAACCGCTCGAGTACTACCGGAACAACATGGACGGCCTGCTCGTGCTGCTCGACGTGATGCGCGCACGCAATGTGAAGCAGTTCGTGTTCAGTTCGTCGGCAACCGTGTATGGCGTGCCGGAAAGCTCGCCCATCGACGAATCGTTCCCGCTCTCGGCCACCAATCCGTATGGCCAGAGCAAGCTGATCGCCGAGCAGATCCTGCGCGACCTGGAACGCTCCGATCCCTCGTGGCGCATTGCGACGCTGCGCTACTTCAACCCCGTCGGCGCGCATGAAAGCGGCCTGATCGGCGAAGACCCAGGCGGCGTGCCGAACAACCTGATGCCTTACGTCGCGCAGGTCGCCGTCGGCAAGCTCGAGCGGCTGCGCGTGTTCGGCGGCGATTACGACACGCCGGACGGCACGGGCGTGCGCGACTACATTCATGTCGTCGACCTGGCGCGCGGACATATCGCGGCGCTCGATGCCCTCGCCGAGCGCGACGCGAGCTTCGTCGTCAATCTCGGCACGGGCCAGGGCTACAGCGTGCTCGATGTCGTGAAGGCGTTCGAGAAGGCGTCGGGCAAGGCGGTGCCCTACGAGATCGTCGCGCGCCGCCCCGGCGACGTCGCGCAGTGTTTCGCGAATCCCGCGAAGGCGCTCGAAGTGATCGGCTGGCAGGCGCAACACGGCATCGAGCGCATGTGTGCGGACCATTGGCGGTGGCAGGCGCAGAATCCGCGCGGATTCGAATAA
- a CDS encoding glycosyltransferase family 4 protein gives MKQLIEPAATLRIALVCNTAFAIYQYRQGLIRTLVARGVEVTVIAPRDRTTPLLEQMGCRCIELHVASKGTNPRDDLRTMLSLYRLYRSIRPHVVFHYTIKPNIYGSIAAKLAGVDSVAVTTGLGYVFIQKSRAARIAKLLYRFAFRFPREIWFLNQDDEAAFHEQKLLAHPERARLLHGEGVDLDQFAFTPMQNRQNGYENQQRAISFVLIGRLLWDKGVGEYVEAARRLRATYPHARFQLLGPVGVDNPSAISQAEVDAWVREGVIEYLGEAHDVRPLIAAADCVVLPSYREGVPRTLMEASAMGRPIVATDVPGCREVVADGVNGLLCEARNVDSLAAKLAHMLEMSDDERRAMGERGRAKVAQEFDERVVVERYKSLIQQLTGTSL, from the coding sequence ATGAAGCAACTCATCGAACCCGCCGCCACGCTGCGCATCGCGCTCGTCTGCAATACCGCGTTCGCGATCTACCAGTACCGGCAAGGGCTGATACGCACACTCGTCGCGCGCGGCGTCGAAGTGACGGTGATCGCGCCGCGCGACCGCACCACGCCGCTGCTCGAACAGATGGGCTGCCGCTGCATCGAGTTGCATGTCGCATCGAAAGGCACGAATCCGCGCGACGATCTGCGTACGATGCTGTCGCTCTACCGGCTGTATCGGTCGATCCGTCCGCACGTCGTGTTTCATTACACGATCAAGCCGAATATCTACGGCTCGATCGCAGCGAAACTGGCGGGCGTCGATTCCGTTGCCGTCACGACGGGCCTCGGCTATGTGTTTATCCAGAAGAGCCGCGCCGCGCGGATTGCCAAGCTCCTGTATCGCTTTGCGTTCCGTTTTCCGCGCGAAATATGGTTTCTGAATCAGGACGACGAAGCCGCTTTTCACGAGCAGAAACTGCTTGCGCATCCCGAACGCGCGCGGCTGCTGCATGGCGAAGGCGTGGACCTCGACCAGTTTGCGTTCACGCCCATGCAGAATCGTCAAAATGGGTATGAAAATCAGCAGCGGGCAATTTCTTTTGTATTAATCGGCCGCCTGTTGTGGGATAAAGGCGTGGGCGAATATGTGGAAGCGGCGCGACGGCTGCGCGCGACGTATCCTCATGCGCGGTTTCAGCTGCTCGGGCCCGTCGGCGTCGACAATCCGAGCGCGATCTCGCAGGCCGAAGTCGATGCATGGGTGCGCGAAGGCGTGATCGAGTACCTGGGCGAAGCCCATGACGTGCGCCCGCTGATCGCCGCCGCTGATTGCGTCGTGCTGCCTTCGTATCGCGAAGGCGTGCCGCGCACGCTGATGGAAGCCTCGGCGATGGGACGGCCCATCGTCGCGACCGACGTACCGGGCTGCCGCGAAGTCGTCGCGGACGGTGTCAACGGCCTGTTATGCGAGGCGCGTAATGTGGACAGCCTCGCGGCGAAGCTCGCGCACATGCTCGAGATGAGCGACGACGAGCGTCGCGCGATGGGCGAGCGCGGCCGTGCGAAAGTCGCGCAGGAATTTGACGAACGCGTTGTCGTCGAACGGTACAAGAGCCTGATTCAGCAGTTGACGGGCACATCACTCTAA
- a CDS encoding glycosyltransferase codes for MTSSSFTPPVTPSAHGSLDDVAVLMPAYNGQADVDRTLASFSEDARIHVLIVDDGSTPPIVAPALPNMSIDVLRMPQNGGIERALQAGMEALAARGFRYAARIDAGDLTVPGRLAKQRAYLEAHPQVAGLGMWTQVVSRDGAPLFMLTPPAEPRAIRRVRFLRACFVHPSMMLRVDAVLAAGNYREAYKAAEDLDLFLRLMQRYDCANLPELGLYYELNEGGISATKRRRQIASTLRLQLRYFNVLNVCDWLGLAKNLLHFVTPYKTLQRMKKRLYAPRASL; via the coding sequence ATGACGTCTTCTTCATTCACGCCGCCCGTGACGCCCAGCGCGCACGGCTCGCTCGACGACGTCGCCGTGCTGATGCCCGCGTACAACGGCCAGGCCGACGTCGACCGCACGCTGGCCTCGTTCAGCGAGGACGCGCGCATCCACGTGCTGATCGTCGACGACGGCAGCACGCCGCCCATCGTCGCGCCGGCGCTGCCCAACATGTCGATCGACGTGCTGCGCATGCCGCAGAACGGCGGGATCGAACGCGCGTTGCAGGCAGGTATGGAAGCGCTTGCGGCGCGCGGCTTTCGCTACGCCGCGCGCATCGACGCCGGTGATCTGACCGTGCCGGGCCGTCTCGCGAAGCAGCGCGCGTATCTCGAAGCGCATCCGCAGGTCGCGGGGCTCGGCATGTGGACGCAGGTGGTGTCGCGTGACGGCGCGCCCCTCTTCATGCTGACGCCGCCCGCCGAGCCTCGCGCGATCCGCCGCGTGCGCTTCCTGCGCGCGTGTTTCGTGCATCCTTCGATGATGCTGCGGGTCGACGCCGTGCTGGCCGCAGGCAACTACCGCGAGGCCTATAAGGCCGCCGAAGACCTCGATCTGTTCCTGCGTCTGATGCAGCGCTACGACTGCGCGAACCTGCCCGAACTCGGTCTGTATTACGAACTGAACGAAGGCGGCATCAGCGCGACGAAACGGCGCCGCCAGATCGCATCGACGCTGCGTTTGCAACTGCGCTATTTCAATGTGCTGAACGTTTGCGACTGGCTCGGTCTCGCGAAGAATCTGCTGCACTTCGTGACGCCTTACAAGACGCTTCAACGCATGAAGAAACGGCTCTACGCGCCACGCGCGAGCCTCTGA